The window GCGGGCTGTCTGCGGCGACTCGagttcgcctccctcgcttgTGGAGGCGAACTCGAGTCGCCGCAAGCGAGGGCGTGAACCGAGAAACGCAATGTGGGAAACTGTGGAAAGCGCCAGTCAATGCGGGAAGAATGAAAACATTTTgacaaagcagagaaaaaccgaTAGACGGCACACTGCGGCCGTCCTCACCCCGTCCTCGCTTCGAtccgcgcgtgcgcgcgtgTGGCGCCGAACGAGTAAAACCGGTGAGCGctcgcttctgctccttcctTTTACCCACCTCAGCGATCGCGTCTTGGCACAGGCTGTTCGAGGTTCGTCGACCTTCCTCCACACCTTGGCCAGTTCTCTGCACGCAGCGCGGGTCAAAACGCCATCGCTGTCGcggcgcttttctctccttaCACACCAAacagtttcctctcttcgcgttggcttttcctctctcagaCGAGCCgcgcctcgttttttttcgattgcttctctctctgccctcGGGCGTCTCGTGTGCTCGCGCGCTGTCCTTGAGCTGTGTCTCACTTTTCTGCGCTCTCCACATTTTAGTTTCCGCGATCCTCTGGGTTTGGGAGCGGTTTTTCCCCTCAGAGAAATCGAGCAGCTGAAAAAAGGGGATTGGTTCCTCCGTGACACGCAGAGATCCTTGCATGTGTCTcacgttctgtctcctgtctctctccgggaGCTCGCGTCACCCCGGATAGGACCGCGCGGCGCATGTGCGCAGCCTCCCCAGCGCGCgacagccagagagagagaggagacaccctcCTCgaactgtctctgccgccccCCCATTTTcggcgcgttttttctgcgctcTCTTGTGTCTTTCCCATCCTCGAGACAGAAGCCACGTCTTGTTTTCCGACTGTTTCATTCTTTCTCGCGATTCACCGAACCGCAAACGTCGAAAGTTTTCACTGCTGCgttgcggagacaccggacgAGTCACCCCTTTCTGCAGATTTTTTCGCACGCCGACACACCGGCGTGCCTCCCCCCCTTTGCCTCTATTCAGGGGAGGCGtcctcgctctgtctctctctctctctgttttttcagcGAGTGTGCACATTGAACGGatctttttctgtccctccTGCGTGAACCGGTCTAAACGACTTCCGAAACGCTAAAATGGAAACAAAGATTTCCTGCAAGAAGGGAGGTGAccattcctctctctccctgcgcctgccactcctcgccctcggcctgtctctcctcgcgccggctgccgtctccgcgcggcTGGTCTCGTCCCCACCTGCCGATCTCGCCTGGttcgccgcgtcttcctcgcctcttccgacTGCATCCCTCGgatttctcgccgcctcgcccgccaGGGTGTTCTCCCGGTCCATCTACCCTCactgcgacggcggcgcgcgctgcGCGAGCGATGCTttccgcgcttcttcgccttccgttcGAGGCGCGGCTGCTGACCCAGGCGTTGCGTCGACAACAAGTTGCTCCGCCTACAAACTCACGTTCGGAGGTCCCGAAgccggcgagacagagggacgCGTGGCTCTTGTGACCGGCGCGAGTCGGGGCATCGGCAAGGCTATAGCGGACACGCTCGCGGAAGCTGGAGTTTCCCatcttctctgcgtcgccagGCAACAAGTGAGaccgaaaacgaagacgcgcctAGCAGTTGGGACgagatgcacacacacacacacacacacacactggcCGACCCTCCCGAAAGAGATGCGCCCGACCCGCCCCCCCATCCGCGGTTCGACGGCACGCGACGATACGTGACGCGAGCGAAAGAGCGCCTTTGGAGTGCTGCCTCTTTCATTAGACCTTCTGTCCTCATTCTTGAGTCACGTCGTGCTCCGGGGctcctctcccgtttcgGCCTCTCTACACGGCCAGGTCTTCTGCATGTCCTTTCGGACAGAGTCTTTGGCCTTATGCGCGTCTCCCCTGTGAAAcagttcctctcctctctgctccccgGTCGTTCCTCCAgtcttctcttgctcgtCCGTGCTTTTGACTCACGTCTCCACTTCTCCGTCTTGTTCCCATTATATTCTGATCCTTGGAatcccttctcttccttctgtcgtgctttctccgcctctccagctcttctgtgttttccATCTattcttctccttcctgttctctctctcgtggtccctcttgttctctctcgagttccccgcgtcgttctttctcgtttgctctctcttgctctaCTTTTTCTCTTACTAGTTCCTTTGTTCACTCTCCAGTTCTgcgttgttttctctcttggaCCATGTGCCTGGTTCTCTCGCTtattctccctcttttttctctctggatATCGCTCTTGTGCTCACCCGTGTTCttgctccttttctccctcccttttctctccttgttctctttcttgttgGCGGTCTTGTTCTTTCCACCCTGgtccttctttttccctcccttctaatatttcttgttctcgctcttgttccgcctcttgttctcgctcTTGTTCCGCCTCTTGTTCTCGTTTCAGTCCTGTCGCGTGCGCCATGTTgtgttgtctctcttgcATTCTGGcttgttcctcctcttttctctccttgttctctttcctgttctctctgctgctcaaTCGCTTGTCacctctctcgttctcgttgATCTGCTTGTTCCGTCGACAGGGCTCTGtgcctcgctctgtctccccaTCGTTCGTCCGcgtgttctccctctgtttGTGCCTTTGAGACGCGCTTGCGAGTGCTCGCTGTCGCTCGCTTGGtccccgctcgcctcgcgccctCCCGCCGGTGTCTCTTGCCGGGGCCCGCAGGCCTGTCCCATCAGCGGCCGCAGTCGTGTGTCGGCGACGTGGAAATGAGGGCCGTGTTATGAAAGTCccgtgtttcctctctgtgttccgATTGACTCTCAATGCTCCCTGATCCCGGGCATTCGCGACTAAGCTTCTCTCTGGCGTGTCTATGAatgcctccgtttcctcacTTAGGCAGCGTGCGACGAGGCTGCGGCGGATCTGAGGAGTCGCGGTTTCTCAGCGAGCGGGCATGCGGTCGATGTGGGCGACGGACAAGCCGTCTCGGCTCTCTGCGAAGACTTACTGAAACAGTATCCGCACATCGACATTCTCGTCAACAATGCCGGAATAACGCGAGACAATCTCTTCATTCGCATGAGCGATCAAGAGTGGCACGACGTCATCAACACGAACCTCAACTCGGCCTTCTATTTCTCTTCCCACATCATCAAGCGCATGGTCAAAAATAGGTAGGAGTCCTCTCGAAACAAGGCATAGCCACGCGGGCCACCAAGGTCTCTCTGGACGCGGAACGCTCCCATCTCTTACTGTGTGTCCGTCCCTCAATGGTCGGGCGTCCTTCACCCCCACGTCGGTTCATTATTCATCTATATGTAGCTAACTGTCGCGCTCCCCGTCTCGTGTTATGCATTTGCGATCTAGATCTCTCTAGTTTTAGGTGCGTGTGaacctcgccttcttcattttTCAAATCGGGCTGCGAGGCACTTCCCcctgcgg of the Neospora caninum Liverpool complete genome, chromosome XII genome contains:
- a CDS encoding 3-ketoacyl-(Acyl-carrier-protein) reductase, related, translated to METKISCKKGGDHSSLSLRLPLLALGLSLLAPAAVSARLVSSPPADLAWFAASSSPLPTASLGFLAASPARVFSRSIYPHCDGGARCASDAFRASSPSVRGAAADPGVASTTSCSAYKLTFGGPEAGETEGRVALVTGASRGIGKAIADTLAEAGVSHLLCVARQQAACDEAAADLRSRGFSASGHAVDVGDGQAVSALCEDLLKQYPHIDILVNNAGITRDNLFIRMSDQEWHDVINTNLNSAFYFSSHIIKRMVKNRFGRIINISSVIGVGGNPGQANYAASKAGMIGLTRTLGKEYANRNITVNAIAPGFIRSAMTDKMPEAAKKQALSQIPANRLGEPKDVAALAAFLASDQAGYITGKVIPVDGGMLFGGN